In Notamacropus eugenii isolate mMacEug1 chromosome 1, mMacEug1.pri_v2, whole genome shotgun sequence, one genomic interval encodes:
- the LOC140517851 gene encoding cyclin-dependent kinase inhibitor 3 isoform X1: MKVPSTMQSEFDSSDEEPVENEQTPFQVSWLPLSLVNCSQFLGLCSLPGCKFKDVRRNLQKDMEELKNYGIQDIFVFCTRGELSKYRVPNLLDFYQQHGIIIHHHPIPDGDTPDIDRCCGILQELAVCLENNRKTLIHCYGGLGRSCLVAACLLLYLSDTVSPQQAIDSLRDLRGSGAIQTIKQYNYLHDFRDKLAAHLSARDSVSRSVSR, encoded by the exons ATGAAGGTG CCTAGTACGATGCAGAGTGAGTTTGACTCATCAGATGAAGAGCCAGTTGAAAACGAACAGACTCCATTTCAAGTGTCATG gcTACCCTTATCCCTTGTGAATTGTTCTCAATTTCTAGGTTTATGTTCTCTTCCAG GTTGTAAATTTAAAGATGTTAGGAGAAATCTCCAAAAGGACATGG AAGAACTTAAGAACTATGGTATACAAGATATATTCGTGTTCTGTACCAGAGGAGAGCTGTCAAAATACCGAGTACCAAATCTTTTAGATTTCTATCAGCAGCATGGAATCATCATTCACCACCATCCTATCCCAGATGGAGATACCCCTGATATAGACCGATGTTGTGGAATCCTACAGGAGCTTGCAGTCTGTCTTGAAAATAACCGGAAAACCTTAATACA ttgTTATGGAGGACTTGGGCGATCTTGTCTTG TAGCAGCTTGCCTCCTACTATACTTATCTGATACAGTGTCACCGCAGCAGGCGATTGACAGTCTTCGAGACTTAAGAGGATCTGGGGCCATACAGACCATAAAG CAATATAATTATCTCCATGATTTTCGAGACAAATTGGCTGCACATCTGTCAGCAAGAGATTCAGTATCAAGATCTGTATCTAGATAA
- the LOC140517851 gene encoding cyclin-dependent kinase inhibitor 3 isoform X3: protein MQSEFDSSDEEPVENEQTPFQVSWLPLSLVNCSQFLGLCSLPGCKFKDVRRNLQKDMEELKNYGIQDIFVFCTRGELSKYRVPNLLDFYQQHGIIIHHHPIPDGDTPDIDRCCGILQELAVCLENNRKTLIHCYGGLGRSCLVAACLLLYLSDTVSPQQAIDSLRDLRGSGAIQTIKQYNYLHDFRDKLAAHLSARDSVSRSVSR from the exons ATGCAGAGTGAGTTTGACTCATCAGATGAAGAGCCAGTTGAAAACGAACAGACTCCATTTCAAGTGTCATG gcTACCCTTATCCCTTGTGAATTGTTCTCAATTTCTAGGTTTATGTTCTCTTCCAG GTTGTAAATTTAAAGATGTTAGGAGAAATCTCCAAAAGGACATGG AAGAACTTAAGAACTATGGTATACAAGATATATTCGTGTTCTGTACCAGAGGAGAGCTGTCAAAATACCGAGTACCAAATCTTTTAGATTTCTATCAGCAGCATGGAATCATCATTCACCACCATCCTATCCCAGATGGAGATACCCCTGATATAGACCGATGTTGTGGAATCCTACAGGAGCTTGCAGTCTGTCTTGAAAATAACCGGAAAACCTTAATACA ttgTTATGGAGGACTTGGGCGATCTTGTCTTG TAGCAGCTTGCCTCCTACTATACTTATCTGATACAGTGTCACCGCAGCAGGCGATTGACAGTCTTCGAGACTTAAGAGGATCTGGGGCCATACAGACCATAAAG CAATATAATTATCTCCATGATTTTCGAGACAAATTGGCTGCACATCTGTCAGCAAGAGATTCAGTATCAAGATCTGTATCTAGATAA
- the LOC140517851 gene encoding cyclin-dependent kinase inhibitor 3 isoform X5, with protein MKSQLKTNRLHFKCHGCKFKDVRRNLQKDMEELKNYGIQDIFVFCTRGELSKYRVPNLLDFYQQHGIIIHHHPIPDGDTPDIDRCCGILQELAVCLENNRKTLIHCYGGLGRSCLVAACLLLYLSDTVSPQQAIDSLRDLRGSGAIQTIKQYNYLHDFRDKLAAHLSARDSVSRSVSR; from the exons ATGAAGAGCCAGTTGAAAACGAACAGACTCCATTTCAAGTGTCATG GTTGTAAATTTAAAGATGTTAGGAGAAATCTCCAAAAGGACATGG AAGAACTTAAGAACTATGGTATACAAGATATATTCGTGTTCTGTACCAGAGGAGAGCTGTCAAAATACCGAGTACCAAATCTTTTAGATTTCTATCAGCAGCATGGAATCATCATTCACCACCATCCTATCCCAGATGGAGATACCCCTGATATAGACCGATGTTGTGGAATCCTACAGGAGCTTGCAGTCTGTCTTGAAAATAACCGGAAAACCTTAATACA ttgTTATGGAGGACTTGGGCGATCTTGTCTTG TAGCAGCTTGCCTCCTACTATACTTATCTGATACAGTGTCACCGCAGCAGGCGATTGACAGTCTTCGAGACTTAAGAGGATCTGGGGCCATACAGACCATAAAG CAATATAATTATCTCCATGATTTTCGAGACAAATTGGCTGCACATCTGTCAGCAAGAGATTCAGTATCAAGATCTGTATCTAGATAA
- the LOC140517851 gene encoding cyclin-dependent kinase inhibitor 3 isoform X2 produces MKVPSTMQSEFDSSDEEPVENEQTPFQVSWLPLSLVNCSQFLGLCSLPGCKFKDVRRNLQKDMEELKNYGIQDIFVFCTRGELSKYRVPNLLDFYQQHGIIIHHHPIPDGDTPDIDRCCGILQELAVCLENNRKTLIHCYGGLGRSCLAACLLLYLSDTVSPQQAIDSLRDLRGSGAIQTIKQYNYLHDFRDKLAAHLSARDSVSRSVSR; encoded by the exons ATGAAGGTG CCTAGTACGATGCAGAGTGAGTTTGACTCATCAGATGAAGAGCCAGTTGAAAACGAACAGACTCCATTTCAAGTGTCATG gcTACCCTTATCCCTTGTGAATTGTTCTCAATTTCTAGGTTTATGTTCTCTTCCAG GTTGTAAATTTAAAGATGTTAGGAGAAATCTCCAAAAGGACATGG AAGAACTTAAGAACTATGGTATACAAGATATATTCGTGTTCTGTACCAGAGGAGAGCTGTCAAAATACCGAGTACCAAATCTTTTAGATTTCTATCAGCAGCATGGAATCATCATTCACCACCATCCTATCCCAGATGGAGATACCCCTGATATAGACCGATGTTGTGGAATCCTACAGGAGCTTGCAGTCTGTCTTGAAAATAACCGGAAAACCTTAATACA ttgTTATGGAGGACTTGGGCGATCTTGTCTTG CAGCTTGCCTCCTACTATACTTATCTGATACAGTGTCACCGCAGCAGGCGATTGACAGTCTTCGAGACTTAAGAGGATCTGGGGCCATACAGACCATAAAG CAATATAATTATCTCCATGATTTTCGAGACAAATTGGCTGCACATCTGTCAGCAAGAGATTCAGTATCAAGATCTGTATCTAGATAA
- the LOC140517851 gene encoding cyclin-dependent kinase inhibitor 3 isoform X4 has translation MQSEFDSSDEEPVENEQTPFQVSWLPLSLVNCSQFLGLCSLPGCKFKDVRRNLQKDMEELKNYGIQDIFVFCTRGELSKYRVPNLLDFYQQHGIIIHHHPIPDGDTPDIDRCCGILQELAVCLENNRKTLIHCYGGLGRSCLAACLLLYLSDTVSPQQAIDSLRDLRGSGAIQTIKQYNYLHDFRDKLAAHLSARDSVSRSVSR, from the exons ATGCAGAGTGAGTTTGACTCATCAGATGAAGAGCCAGTTGAAAACGAACAGACTCCATTTCAAGTGTCATG gcTACCCTTATCCCTTGTGAATTGTTCTCAATTTCTAGGTTTATGTTCTCTTCCAG GTTGTAAATTTAAAGATGTTAGGAGAAATCTCCAAAAGGACATGG AAGAACTTAAGAACTATGGTATACAAGATATATTCGTGTTCTGTACCAGAGGAGAGCTGTCAAAATACCGAGTACCAAATCTTTTAGATTTCTATCAGCAGCATGGAATCATCATTCACCACCATCCTATCCCAGATGGAGATACCCCTGATATAGACCGATGTTGTGGAATCCTACAGGAGCTTGCAGTCTGTCTTGAAAATAACCGGAAAACCTTAATACA ttgTTATGGAGGACTTGGGCGATCTTGTCTTG CAGCTTGCCTCCTACTATACTTATCTGATACAGTGTCACCGCAGCAGGCGATTGACAGTCTTCGAGACTTAAGAGGATCTGGGGCCATACAGACCATAAAG CAATATAATTATCTCCATGATTTTCGAGACAAATTGGCTGCACATCTGTCAGCAAGAGATTCAGTATCAAGATCTGTATCTAGATAA